The window CAGCACATCCAGATCATGTTCACCGTGGTGATGACCCCGATCATGTTCACCGGCGCGACCCAGTTCCCGCTGCTCGGCCTGGACTCGCTGCGCTGGTACCAGGTGATCTGCTCGCTGAACCCGCTCACCTACATCAGCGAGGGGACCCGGTCGCTCGTCGGTCCGCCGGGGGTCGAGTCGCTGCCGCTCTGGCTGTGCATGTGCGTCCTCGCCGGGGTCTTCGTGGTGTTCTCGATGATCGGCATGCGTGGCTTCATGCGCCGCGCCATGGACTAGCTCGACAGGATCCGAACCGCCGATGGCCCGAGCCGCTCCTGCGGCCCGGGCCATCGGCGTCGGTGTCGCCGGTGACACCTCGGCCCGTCCCGCCCGCCGGATCGCGCGAGTCGAACCCAGCCGGCCGGGACGGGGCGTCCCGGTCGCCCCATTCCGTAGTCACCCGAATACACGCCATTTACCAGCGCAAATGCAGATCAGGTCACTCCATCGGGGAGGATGGAGAAAACAATTCACCTCTCCGCTGGGCGTCGCCAGGTCAGCCGTGGCAGGCTGTACGGACGGCGGCAGTTCACCCTTTCGGCTGTCTTGGAGTGGCAACCATCCCATCCGGGCTCCGCCGAACGTCGCCACACCGACGAACGTCGGTGCCGGCCCGGCCGCAGACCGAACGGCTCCACGAACAGCCACCGGTGCGGCGTACTCCAAGGGTCGGACGGCGCGGGTCGCCGCACAGGCGGGAAGGAGTGACGGACTGTGGACATGACCGGAAACGACCGTGGCCGGGCGGTACTCGTCGTCGCCTACAACAGCGCGGGGATGTTCAACCCGCTGCTCAGCATCGTGGGCGAGTTGAAGGCCCGGGGCGTCGGGAACGTCTGGTTCGCATCGACCGAGGATCGCCGGGGGGACGTCGAGGGACTGCGCGGGCCGGGCGAGGTCTCGTTCGTCTCGCTCGGCCCGGCCCGGCCGCAGTCGTCACCGGACACCTGGGACGACGCGACGTACCGGCTGCTGACCACCGGCGACCGGGCGACCAGCTTCGCCCGGTACCTCGACGTCAGCACCGACTACGACCACGTGCGGCAGCTCCACCGGCGCTGCCTCCAGGTCATCGACGAGGTCGGGCCGGTGGTGGCCGTGATCGACAGCCTCGCCAGCTGGGCGATGGACGCGGCGCAGACCCGGCAGCTGCCCTACGTGGTCAGCATCTCGCTGCCGCCGTCCAACTTCTTCCAGGAGCAGCTGCCGACGCGCTACCCCGCCCCGTTCTCGGGGCTGCCGGAGCGGATGACGCCCCGGCAGCAGGCGGCCAACGTCGGCTTCCGCAACCGGCTGGTGCGGGCACTGATGGAGCCGGAGCGGCTGCGGCGCAGCCTCGCGGCCGTGGCCGCCCGGAAGGCGGCCGGCATCCACAACCCGGAGATGCGCCCGGCCGGCTACGTCGAGGCCGCCGAGGCGCTCATGGCGTACACGGTCTTCGGCTTCGAGTACCCGTTCGCGACCGCCCCGGAGAAGCTGCGGATGCTCGGTCCCGTCGTGCCCCGGGAACTGCCGCCGGCCGACGGCGACGACGAGCTGACCCGATGGCTCGACGCGCACCCCTCGGTGGTCTACGTCGGCTTCGGCACCATCATGCGTCTGTCGCGCGGCCAGGTGGACGCGATCGTCGAGATCGCCGACCGGCTCGGGCCCGAGCACGCCGTGCTGTGGAAGGTGCCCGCGCGCCAGCAGCACCTCCTCCCGCCAGCGCAGCGGCTGCCGGGCAACCTGCGGGTGGAGGCGTGGGTGCCGTCGCAGCACCGGGTGCTGGCCCACCCGCACGTGCGGGTCTTCTTCAACCACGGCGCCGCCAACGCCATCCACGAGGCGGTCCACTTCGCCGTGCCGCAGCTGGTGATGCCGTTCTGGCTGGACTGCCCCGACGGGGCGGTACGCGCGGTCGACAGCGGGGTGGCCCTGGCCGTCGAGCGCGCCGACTCGCCGAACGTCGAGGACGTCCTCGCCAAGCTCGCGCGGCTGCTGGGCGAGGAGACGTTCCGGGCGCGGGCGCAGCTGTGGAGCCGGCGGATGCGGCAGGCCGGCGGGGTCACCGCCGCCGCCGACCTCGTGCTGGAACACCGCGACGAGGCGGCGGCCCGTCGTACCGTCGGGCTGGCCGTCGGCTGACCCTCCGGTCGCCGTACGCGTCGCAGGGGCGCGGTGGGACACCCCCACCGTGCCCCTGCGACGCCCGTCAGGACGCGGCGCCCTGGGTCTCGTCGGCCAGCGCCTCCGCGTACGCGACGAGCCGGGACGGCAGGTCCGTGCGCCGCTTGACGTCGAGCTTGCGGTAGACCCGGGTCAGGTGCTGCTCCACCGTGCTCACGGTGATGAAGAGCTTGCTGGAGATCTGCCGGTTGGTGTGCCCCTGGGCGGCCAGCGCGGCGACCCTGCGCTCGGCGTCGCTCAGCCCGTCGTCCGGCTCCTGCAACTCGGCGGCGGCCGGGTACGCCGGCAGCCCGCTGCCCGGCTCCCGGCGGATCAGCCGCTGGGCCAGCACCGATGCGCCGCAGTCCTGGGCGAGCTGGTAGGCCCGGCGGACGAGCAGTCGGGCGCGGGCGGAGTCCCCGGCACGTTGGAGCGTCTGGCCGGTGTCGCCGAGGGCCCGGACGAGTTCCAGCCGGTCGCCGCTGGACTGGAGCAGGTTGACCGCTTCGGAGAGCAGCTTGCGCCGGTGGTCCTGGGCGGCGGTGGTGGCGAGCAGCCGGAGCGTCCGGCCCCGGGTGCGGTCGTCGACCCCGTGCGGCACCCGCAGCTGCTCCTGGAGAAGCTGCGTGGCCTGCGTCTTGTTGCCGACGCTGAGCTGCACCCGGGCCAGCTCCAGCCGCCACGGCACCAGCCCGGCCGCGTCGATGCCCCAGGCGCGCATCAGCTCGCCGCACCGGCGCAGGTCGGTGGTGGCGGCGTGCGGCCGGCGTACGGCCAGGTGGTGCCGGGCCCGGGCGGCCAGGTAGTGCAGGCCCAGCGGGGTGCGGAACATGCCGGGCGGGACGGGGTGGGCGAGCCACCGTTCGGCCTCGGAGAACCGGCCCGACTCGGTCGCGCAGGCGACCAACGTGGCCAGGGGACCGGCGATGGCCACCCCCCAGGCCGCGGCGGGCATGTCCTCCAGGGCCGCCCGCGCGTGGTGCTCCGCGCCGGGCAGGTCGCCGACGCGCAACGCCGCCTCCGCCCGGACCGCCCGGATGACGGCCCGCCACACCGGGGCGTGCTGGGTCACCGGCCGGCCGAGCAGCACGTCCCCCCAGACCGTGGCCCGGTCGGACCGACCCGCCCAGAGCAGCGCCAGCAGGGGAGCGGTCAGCAGACCCAGCGCGCCGTCGTCCGTGTGGTGGCGCTGGAGAAGCTGCTCGGCGGTTGCCACGGTGTCGTTGTCCGCGGCCGGCGTCAGCGCGGTGCCGAGCACCGTGACCGCCTGGAGCAGCGGGCTGATCGTGGTCGGCGCGCTCGCCGCCCGGCTCCAGGTGCTCGGGGTCTCCCGCACGGTGGCCAGGTGCTCCGGGTGGGAGAGGGAGACCAGCAGCTGCATCATCCGCAGGCGACCGGCCGTGCCGGCCGAGCCGTGCTCCTCGTCCGTCGGGAAGGCGCTGACCGCCTCGGTGGCCTCGTCCACCCGGCCCTGCCAGAGCAGGTAGGGCACGGCGGACAGGCCCGCGTCGGTGGACCAACCGGCGGCCCGCGCCGTCTCCACCAGCTCGGTCAGCTGCCCGTTCACGGTCAACGGGTTGATCTGCCAGCGGGCGTTCACCAGCATCTCGGTGGTGGCGGTCCGCTGCTGCGCGTCCACCGGGGCGCGGGAGACCAGGCGCAGGCACGCGGCGGCCACGTCGGGCCGGCCCGACGCCAGCGCGTGGCCGGCGGCGTCCTGGAGCACCGGCACCACCCAGGGCGCGCTCGCCGAGCCGGCGGCCACCAGGTGCTCGGCGACCACGCTCGGCTCGGCGCCGTGGTCGTGCAGCACCTCGGCGGCACGCTGGTGCAGGCTCCGCCGTTCGTCGGCCGACATGTCGCCCAGGATCGACCGCAGGATGCGCGGGTGGCGCAGCTGGTCGCCCTCCATCAGGCCCGAGGTGCGCAGCACCCGTACCGCCGGGGCCGTCGACTCGGGCACCACGTCGAGGAGGTGGCCGAGCAGGTCGGTCGTCGCGGGCCGGTTGAGCACCGCCAGCGCCTGCGCCACCCGGCGCACGCCCGGCTCGTGCCGGTAGAGGCAACCGAGCACCGCCTGGTCGAACGCGTCGCCGACCGGCGGACCGTACTCGTCGTTCGTCTCCGCGCTGGCCCGTTCCTCGAGCAGCGCCCGGGTGAGCAGCGGATTGCCGCCGGTCATGCGGACGCAGCGTTCCGCCGTCCGTCGGGCGTCGGCGTTGTCGGCCTCGCCGCCGACCAGCCGGGCGACGGCGTCCACGGTCAGCGGCGGCAGGCCGATCCGGGAGAAGTGCGGCTGGCTGAGCAGCTCGGCGCGGAACAGCGGGTGCGGCGGGCGCAGCGTCGAGGCCTCCGCGAGCACGACCATGATCCGGGCGTGGCGCAGCCGGCGGGTCACGTAGAGCAGGCAGTGCAGCGAGGCCGGGTCCGCGTGGTGCACGTCGTCGACGGCGAGGACCAGGGGGCCGGCGGCGGTCAGGTCGAGCAGGGCGGCGAAGAGACCGTGCAGCAGGGGGGCCCAGGCCCGGTCACCGTCGGCCGCCTCAGCGCCGGGCTCGGGCAGCGGTACGGCGAAGGTGGCGTCCCGCATCAGCTTCTCGACCCGGGCCGCGGCCTCCGGCGTGAGCCGTGCACTGTGGAACAGCTGCCCGACCACTCCCAGGTGGAGCCCGCGCTCGGCCCGGGAGCCGGCGGCGCTCATCACCTGCCCGCCGGTGCCCGCCGCCCACTCGCTGAACGACTCCAGCAGGCTCGTCTTGCCGCTGCCCACGGCGCCGGTGACCAGCGCGACGTGTCCGCGCTGCTGGTCCTCACAAGCCCGGAACGCGTGCCGGAGACGGGTCGTCTGCTCCTCTTGCTGCACCAACACCAACGTGTCAGCCCTTCTCCTACGCGGCGCGGGACCGGGAACCCCGGTGTTGCCGACGCCGCCTCCCCCTTGCCGGACAGCCGCCCCTCCACCCGCGTCTTCCGGGTAGGGGTGGAGCGCACCGGGCCGCCGTGCCGGGTGGACCTGGAAATCTTTCGCCGGACCGGGGTTCTCGCCGTACGGTCCGGGTGCTCAGGGGAGTCTGGCACCGGCGTGGGTGTGCGACAACGGGCGCGAGACCCCATCGTTTCGCGCACAAACCTGCGGCCCTGAAACGCATTTAGGGGTTGCGCGAAGTGCCACGAAGGGGTGTCGGACTCGACCCGGCGGGGGAGATGGCGACACGGTGAGGGGCTGGTGTCGGGTGTGCGGCTTGATGGTGTCACATCGGGCTTCGCCACGCACGCCCGATAGCACGCTCAGTGCTGGGGTGTGGACACCCGGCGACGGTCGGCGCAGGTGGCGGCCCGAGCCCATCCTCCACAGTCGACCCCCAACGACCGGCGCGAGCCGGAGCGGACGGCGGCGAACGATGGCGGGCGGCGGAAGCCGGAGCGAACGGCGGCGGACGGCCGGCGACGGTCCACGCCGAAGGTGGCCGCGGGTGCCGCTCGACGTGGTCGTGCGGACCTCGCGCGACGGCAGTCGACGAACCGGTCCGTGGACAGGCCCAGGAGGCCACGGCCGGCGGTGAGCTGCGGCCGGGACGGTCGGCGGTGCAGGAATGGCGGCCGGGACGGTCGGCGGTGCAGGAGCGGCGGTCGGCCGGCGAAGGTCAGCGCGGCCGGGGCCCGGCGGGCCGGTGGCCCGGGTCGTCCCTGCCTCGCGGCGGTGGGTCCAGGACCGTCGCGCCGGGTCGGTTCATGCGCAGCCGGGCGGCCAGCTCGCTGCGCGAGTTGACGTCCAGCTTCCGGTAGATCCGGGTCAGCCGCTGCTCGATGGCGCTGACGGTCAGGAAGAGCTTTTCGGCGATCTCGCGGTTGGTGTGGCCCTGGGCGGCCAGGGTGGCCACATTGCACTCCGCGTCGGTCAGTCCCCGGACGACGGCCGTCGCGCCGGCGCCCTCGGCGCCGCCGCTCCTGGCGGAGAGGCCGGGCCGCAGCATCGGGATCCCGCACTCCTCGGCGAGGACCCGGGCCGACCGCGCCGCGACGCGGGCCTGCCGCCGGTCGCCGACCTGCTGGTAGGCCTGACCGAGGTCGGCCAGGTTGTGCGCGAGCTCCATCCGGTCACCGCACTGCCGCAGCAGTCGGACGGCGCTTCGCAGGTGCGGGATCCGGTCCGGCCCGTCCTCCGTGGCGGCCAGGACCCGCAGGGCGGCGGCCCGGTGCCGCACGTGCACGGGCCGCAGCCGGGCCAGCTCTTCGCGGACCAACCTGCCGGCCTGCTGGCGGCGGCCCATCCGGAGCAACGCCCGCGCCGACTCGGTCCGCCACGGGACGAGGCCCGAGAAGTCCAGCCGCCAGCGGTTCATCAGCTGCCCGCAGAGCTGGAAGTCGGCCAGGGCGGCCTCCGGGCTTCCCGCGGCGAGGGCGTGCATCCCGCGGGCCTGCAGGTAGTGCAGCCCGATCGGGGTCTCGAACATCGCCGGGGGCACCGGGACCTGGAGGGAGGCTGCCGCCGCGTCGAGCTGGTCCATGAAGGTGAGGGCCCGTACCCGGACGGCGAGCGGTATCCCGATCACCACTCCCCAGCCCTTCTGCGAGAGCTGACCGAGCGCCTCGTCGGCCAGCTTCTCGGCTCGGGGCAGGTCGCCGAGCCGTCCGGCGACGGCTGCCCGGAGGGCCGCGAGCGTCGCCGACGGGGTGGGGTAGCGCGGGGTGGCGGGGTTGCGGCCCAGCCGGTCGCACCAGTCGCCGGCCAGGTCCAGCCGGTCGGCGTAGATCATGGCGATGAGTGCGCAGACGGCGGTCCACATGTTCGGTTCGTCGTCCAGCCCGGTGGTCGACAGCGCCCGCTCGGCCTGCTCGACCGCGCTGGCGTCACCGCGGTGGAGCACGGCGGACAGCAGGGTGGCACCCTCGATCCCGCGCTTGACCTTGGCCAGCGTGAGCGGGTCCCGGGCGGCCACGGCGGGTGCGGGGCGGTCGACCATCACGCCGGGGTAGAGGGTCGACATCCAGCCCGTGGTGACGAGCAGTTCGGCGGCGGACCTCGGGTCGACGCTGTCCGCCCGTTCGCTCAGGTGGTTGACGAGATCGACGGCCTTGTCGATCTCGCCGTGCCAGAGCAGGTAGTGGATGGCGCCGGCGGCCTGCTGGCTGCCGAGGTGCCCGGCGCGGATGGCGCTGACGACGCCGACCAGGTGGGGGATCGCGGCCTGCGGGTCGAGACGCCACTCGGCGCGGGCCAGCGCGGAACGGATCCGCGCCCGCAGGCACTCGCCTGCGCAGCTCCGGTGCGCGCGGCGCAGGTAACGCAGCGCGGTCTCCATCTCGCCGTCGCGCAACGCCTGCTCGCCCGCGTCGAGCAGGGTCTGCGCCATCCAGGGCTCGGCCAGCTCGTCGATCCCGACCAGATGCGGCGCGATCCGAGCCGGGTCCGCGCCGTCGTCGTGCAGTAGGCAGGCCGCCTCCAGATGCAGCCGTGCGCGTTCCTCGGCGGTCATGCCGTCGATGACGGCC is drawn from Micromonospora sp. NBC_01740 and contains these coding sequences:
- a CDS encoding glycosyltransferase gives rise to the protein MTGNDRGRAVLVVAYNSAGMFNPLLSIVGELKARGVGNVWFASTEDRRGDVEGLRGPGEVSFVSLGPARPQSSPDTWDDATYRLLTTGDRATSFARYLDVSTDYDHVRQLHRRCLQVIDEVGPVVAVIDSLASWAMDAAQTRQLPYVVSISLPPSNFFQEQLPTRYPAPFSGLPERMTPRQQAANVGFRNRLVRALMEPERLRRSLAAVAARKAAGIHNPEMRPAGYVEAAEALMAYTVFGFEYPFATAPEKLRMLGPVVPRELPPADGDDELTRWLDAHPSVVYVGFGTIMRLSRGQVDAIVEIADRLGPEHAVLWKVPARQQHLLPPAQRLPGNLRVEAWVPSQHRVLAHPHVRVFFNHGAANAIHEAVHFAVPQLVMPFWLDCPDGAVRAVDSGVALAVERADSPNVEDVLAKLARLLGEETFRARAQLWSRRMRQAGGVTAAADLVLEHRDEAAARRTVGLAVG
- a CDS encoding helix-turn-helix transcriptional regulator; the encoded protein is MQQEEQTTRLRHAFRACEDQQRGHVALVTGAVGSGKTSLLESFSEWAAGTGGQVMSAAGSRAERGLHLGVVGQLFHSARLTPEAAARVEKLMRDATFAVPLPEPGAEAADGDRAWAPLLHGLFAALLDLTAAGPLVLAVDDVHHADPASLHCLLYVTRRLRHARIMVVLAEASTLRPPHPLFRAELLSQPHFSRIGLPPLTVDAVARLVGGEADNADARRTAERCVRMTGGNPLLTRALLEERASAETNDEYGPPVGDAFDQAVLGCLYRHEPGVRRVAQALAVLNRPATTDLLGHLLDVVPESTAPAVRVLRTSGLMEGDQLRHPRILRSILGDMSADERRSLHQRAAEVLHDHGAEPSVVAEHLVAAGSASAPWVVPVLQDAAGHALASGRPDVAAACLRLVSRAPVDAQQRTATTEMLVNARWQINPLTVNGQLTELVETARAAGWSTDAGLSAVPYLLWQGRVDEATEAVSAFPTDEEHGSAGTAGRLRMMQLLVSLSHPEHLATVRETPSTWSRAASAPTTISPLLQAVTVLGTALTPAADNDTVATAEQLLQRHHTDDGALGLLTAPLLALLWAGRSDRATVWGDVLLGRPVTQHAPVWRAVIRAVRAEAALRVGDLPGAEHHARAALEDMPAAAWGVAIAGPLATLVACATESGRFSEAERWLAHPVPPGMFRTPLGLHYLAARARHHLAVRRPHAATTDLRRCGELMRAWGIDAAGLVPWRLELARVQLSVGNKTQATQLLQEQLRVPHGVDDRTRGRTLRLLATTAAQDHRRKLLSEAVNLLQSSGDRLELVRALGDTGQTLQRAGDSARARLLVRRAYQLAQDCGASVLAQRLIRREPGSGLPAYPAAAELQEPDDGLSDAERRVAALAAQGHTNRQISSKLFITVSTVEQHLTRVYRKLDVKRRTDLPSRLVAYAEALADETQGAAS
- a CDS encoding AAA family ATPase encodes the protein MELTERSCLLSMLERRLTDLSRSEASPTNRTVAVLTGPVGSGKTTLLQTFARRACDSGARVLGASASRAERSVPLEVVRQLVRAAPLSGAGNPDLWARLGRLLDAGALTWADAENTDHEDTALATAAIGGALLEMTAQGPLVIAVDDIHHADVPSLRCLDYVARRISGLPVLIILTEAPRTRPWRPDVHAELLQPARLQRIRLPLLTAEGTFQLLARRLGVPVARTIAEESHRISGGNPLLVQALAEDQAAAPRPADRPVAGESFREAVLSCLYRCDQLVLNAARVLAVTGEPLHGNLLPHLVDARSRAALGAIDDSTSAGLITEQGLRHPAVRQAVIDGMTAEERARLHLEAACLLHDDGADPARIAPHLVGIDELAEPWMAQTLLDAGEQALRDGEMETALRYLRRAHRSCAGECLRARIRSALARAEWRLDPQAAIPHLVGVVSAIRAGHLGSQQAAGAIHYLLWHGEIDKAVDLVNHLSERADSVDPRSAAELLVTTGWMSTLYPGVMVDRPAPAVAARDPLTLAKVKRGIEGATLLSAVLHRGDASAVEQAERALSTTGLDDEPNMWTAVCALIAMIYADRLDLAGDWCDRLGRNPATPRYPTPSATLAALRAAVAGRLGDLPRAEKLADEALGQLSQKGWGVVIGIPLAVRVRALTFMDQLDAAAASLQVPVPPAMFETPIGLHYLQARGMHALAAGSPEAALADFQLCGQLMNRWRLDFSGLVPWRTESARALLRMGRRQQAGRLVREELARLRPVHVRHRAAALRVLAATEDGPDRIPHLRSAVRLLRQCGDRMELAHNLADLGQAYQQVGDRRQARVAARSARVLAEECGIPMLRPGLSARSGGAEGAGATAVVRGLTDAECNVATLAAQGHTNREIAEKLFLTVSAIEQRLTRIYRKLDVNSRSELAARLRMNRPGATVLDPPPRGRDDPGHRPAGPRPR